The Cyclobacterium amurskyense genome contains the following window.
TCTGTAAAGCATTCCTGCTGGCATTTGCCCCAGTTTCTTCTCTTACTTTACCTTCATCTATACTTTTCTGAACCGATCCAACAATAAGTTGCACCCCAAGGTCTTTCACCAACTCATCCCTAAAGGCGATGGTTTCAGGAAAGTTATGTCCTGTATCAATATGGATAAGAGGAAAAGGAATTCTGGATGGATAAAAGGCTTTTTTAGACAAATGAGCCAAAACGATGCTATCCTTACCCCCTGAAAACAACAAGGCTGGTTTTTCAAATTGAGAAACAACTTCTCTAATAACAAAAATTGCCTCTGCCTCTAACTCTTCCAGATGGGATAAATAGTATTGTGCCATATCAAATTTTTATTTTTTTATTTATTTTTTGTACTAATCTTGCTACTGCATCTTCCATTTTTTCCTCTGCAGTATTCACTACGGCAAATGGAGACAATGGTGGTTCATAAGGTGATCCAATTCCTGTAAGGTCCTTAATCAGTCCTTGTCGGGCTTTCTTATACAAACCTTTGACATCCCGTTCTTCACATATGCTTAGGGGGCAATTCAAGTAAATTTCCAAGAAATTCTCCTCTCCAACCAATTCCTTTATCATGTCCCTATCTGAGACAAAAGGTGATATAAATGCCGAAATCACTATCAACCCTGCATCCAACATTAAATTTGCTACTTCCCCTATCCTTCGGATATTTTCTACCCTGTCCTTGTCACTAAATGTAAGGTCTTTATTCAATCCCGTCCTTACATTATCCCCATCCAAAAGGTAGGTATGGTAGCCCATTCTATAAAGCGCATCTTCCGTTGCATTGGCTAAAGTAGATTTTCCAGAACCCGACAATCCCGTAAACCAAATTAATCTTGGTTGCTGACCTAGGGCCTTTGCTCGGTGTTCTACTTTCACCTTAAATACAGATGGATGAATGTTTTCACGCATATGGAAAATGAAATTAACGCTACTCTATTTATATAAATTAAAGGTAATACCAATTAATAAAACACAATACCACTACAGTATAGATCAAAGTAAGTGGAAAGCCAATAATAAAATAATCTCTAAACTTATAATTCCCAGGACCCATTACCATCAAATTGGTTTGGTATCCTATTGGAGTCATAAAATCACCTGATGCGGCAAACGCTATTGCCACAAAGAAGGGGGTCAAAGGCTGTTCCAATTGGTTGCCCAGTTCCAATGCGATTGGAAACATAATAGACACAGCAGCTGCATTGGTAATCAAACTTGTTAAAATCAAAGTCATGACAAACAATAGCACCAAGGCTAGCATCACTCCCGACCCTTCTGTTAATTGAATCAATAGGTTTACCAACACACCGGCCGCACCTGAATTATTTAATGCCAACCCCAAAGAAAGCGAACAAACTAGAATCAACAAAAGATCCAAATCAACAGCCTTCTTTAAAGTTTGCAAATTTAACACTTTAAATAGATACAGGGTAAGAATTCCTGCAAAAGCTGCTATAAAAAGATCTATCCATCCGATAATCCCAGTAAACAACACCGCTAAAGCCAAAAAAGAGGGAAGTCTTTTTAAATTTCCTCTATCAACACTTATTTCA
Protein-coding sequences here:
- the cysC gene encoding adenylyl-sulfate kinase; the encoded protein is MRENIHPSVFKVKVEHRAKALGQQPRLIWFTGLSGSGKSTLANATEDALYRMGYHTYLLDGDNVRTGLNKDLTFSDKDRVENIRRIGEVANLMLDAGLIVISAFISPFVSDRDMIKELVGEENFLEIYLNCPLSICEERDVKGLYKKARQGLIKDLTGIGSPYEPPLSPFAVVNTAEEKMEDAVARLVQKINKKIKI